TTAAAAATAAAGCAATGTGGCGCCTGCAATGCTGATTGTCGTTATGTGCGTGCAGGTTCAGGTCGCCCGACGGTATCGGCAGATCCGGGGGCTGATCATGTATAAGACAACCGTGCACAAGATGCGTTCTTTATTGCAGAACACAACGGCGCTTGTCGGGATCAGATATTGGTCTGTTGCAGCAGCAATTGTGATGTGTCCGGCTCTTTCTGTGCAGACCGCGCGGGCTGAATTTGTATGGACAGGAACCACCGGGGGATGGAACTCGCCCGCATTCTGGTCATCCGGCAGCATTCCCGACAGCGCCGGAGCGGAAGTTACCTTTAACGGCATGAGTGACGGCATAACTTATTATGTCGGTCTGGATGGTGGTCCGTATACCGTCGGAACCCTCAACATAAACAATAGTGTTCTGGGCGGATATGCTTTTCAGAACGGTACATTGACCTTGAATTCGGGAACAACGGATGATGCCCGTATTATTGTGACCCGCAGGAATCATACGCCAATTTTTCAGTCGACGGCTGTTTTGAATCTGGCATCGGATGTAACTGTCGATACAGTTGGCGCAAACGCGGAAATGAGTGTTGCAGGCAAGATCTTCGGCACGCATAAGCTGACCAAGACCGGTGCCGGTACAGTGACACTCTATGGGGCCAGTGCCGGTTCCATGTTCAGCGATATTGATGTGACAGGCGGAACCCTCGCACTTCTGGGGGCAGGGGATGTCGGTTCAACCACACTTTCAGTGCGTAACGGAACATTGCAGACTGATGGTGCGGCGCTGGCATCCGGTGCGACGGTTAATGTTGGCGCCAATGGCGCCTTTGACGTCCTTATCGGTAACGAAACAATCAGAGAATTGCAGCAAACCGGTGGCACAGTATCCGGCAGAACCGGTACGACAGTTAATATCAGCGGGCATTATAATCAGACAGATGGGACAACCGGCAGGAATATCACCCTGAATGCCGGTACTTTCACACAAAAACGCGGTGTCATCGCCAAAGACACGACGGTTAATGTTGCTGGTAAAACGATCCTCTCCGGTGGTGAGATTAACGGCGTACTGAACCTGTCCGGCGATGCTTCTGTACTGCAGGACAGTAAAACAACTGTGCGCGGCGAATTGAGCGCATCCGCACCGGCAACGCTGACCGTCAAAGACACTTTGGCTTTTGACAGGGCGACATCCCGTAACGTCTCTTATAATCTTGAAGGTGGTGTCATATCCGCCATTGCGGACATGTTACTGTCGACAGGCACAATCAGTTTACTGAGCGGTCAGTCCGGAACACTGGCTGCAGCCGCTGGCGCAACGCTCAATATTATGACTGGCTTTAAGGCGGAAGACGGCTCTGTTCTGACACTGGGAAGTGCTGCGGATACGGGAACTGTTTTTCTCAGCTTTCGCAATGCCAGCCGGTCCGGTGCTGCCGGTCAGGAAACGCATGTTGCGGGCGGCACAGTTAAGATAGGAAGTTTGCTCGCCGGCAAAACAGCGCTGGGCATAGATACAAATTCTACACTTCCCGTGCGCGTAGCGATTGCGAAAGATGCCGTTGTTGATGTCAACGGTTTTGGTACAAATCTCACTGCGCTATCCGGCAGCGGTACTGTTACTAACAGTGCTCCGAATTCTGCTGTGATCACTGCGAATGGCAATGTAAACTCTGTTTTTGCCGGTGTTATTGAAAACGGCAGCGGCGGATTATCCCTGATCAAGGACGGTACCGGCACGCTGGCGCTGACGGGAGACAATACCTATACAGGCGGCACGGATATTAAAACCGGCACCTTGCAGATCGGTGACGGCGGCACAACAGGCTCCCTTGCAGGAGATATTCATAATAGTGCGGCACTTGCCTTCAACCGTTCCGGTATTCTGACACTGGCAGGTGCAATCTCCGGAAACGGGAGCCTCCTGCAATCAGGCACAGGCATAACCATCCTGACCGGTAACAGTTCAGCCTTCACGGGTGAAACCAGTGTAAGCAAGGGCACATTGCAAATTGCCGGAAAGCTTGGCAGCAGTGCAGGCCATATCGATGCGGGAACGACCAGTGGTGCAACAGCCAATTTGCGTGTCACTGGTACTGACGCGCGCTGGCTGATTGACGGTAATCTCTCAATTGGCGGTGCCGGTAACGGCGGGCTCGTCATTGATCAGGGCGGCATAGTTACCAACAGTTTCGGTGATGTGAAGGGTGTGTCCGGAGAACCGGCGACAGCGGTCGTCAATGGTCGGGGATCCAGATGGGATAACCGCGCCGCTCTGTTGGCCGGTGTAGATGGCCACGGGGAGGTTTATGTTCTGAACGGTGCAACCCTGACCAGCACTGACGGCCATATCGGCCGCTCACTCAATGGTGCCGCCGGTGAAGGTCTGGTCGTCGTGTCCGGCACAGGTTCGAACTGGAGCAATGCCGGTACTTTGCGGGTCGGTGACATGGGCGGCAAAGGAACTTTGCGGATCACCAATGGCGGTATTGTTACGAATGGTGACAGCTTTATCGGCAGTATGACTAACAGCACCGGCTCGGTTATTGTTGAGGGATCAGGTTCTCGCTGGATCAATACCGGCGACCTCAATATCGGCTTTGGTACGCCCTTTAATTACGGCTCGGGTTCCGTTTCCATTACGATGGGCGCAGTCGTTGAGGCCGGAGCGGACGGAAAGGGCACGGTCTATCTGGCGAAAGACGGATTGTTCCCGGGTTTTGGTTCAACCGGTACGCTCAGCATCGGTGCAGACAGCAATGACGCTGCCAAGGCGGCTGTTGCAGGGCGGCTGAAAGCGGGGCTGCTCGAATTTGGCAAGGGAACCGCCACGCTGCGTTTCAACCACACCGACAGCAATTATGTCTTCGATACACGCATGAAAAGCGGGAACACGGGCAGCATCAATCAGATCGCCGGAACAACAGTGCTGACGGCTGACAATACCGACTTCAGGGGTATGACAACCGTGTCCGGCGGCAAGCTGATCGTGCAAGGCACACTTGGCGGTTCGGCTGCAGTCACGGGCGGAACACTGCAATTTGGCGGCGGGGCACAAAGCACGATCAACAGTCTCTCGGGTGATCTGAATGTCAGTGGTGCGGGAAGCAAACTCGCAATCGCCGGTTCCTCATCCTTGTGGGTATCAAATACCATTGATCTGCAGGATCAGACACAGCTGGCAATCAATGCCGGTGCGGGACAGCCGTCACTTGAGTCTGACCGGATGAGGATCGGCAATGGTGTTGCGTTCAATCTCAGTGGCATTCAGAACGAAAGTCAGCTTGAGAAGGTTCTGATCTCGACGCGGAACGGCATCAGCGGGGATTTTTCAGCGGTGACGATCGGCGGTTTTAACGGAACGGTCGATTATATGACTGTCCATACCCGCAAATCCGATGACGAAACAAAATATCTGGCGAGCTATGGTCTGAGCTGGACTGCGGGTAATAATCTTGCTCATGGTACATTCACCCTTGCCAATGCAACTGACCATTTTACCGTCGGTACAGCACTGGCCGATCAGGTGATGAATGTCGTGTCCGGTTGGGATGGTACAAGTCTGACGAAAGCGGGGGACGGCACGCTGCTGCTGACCGGCACCAATACATATAGCGGCGGCACCACAATTCAGGGCGGGGTTTTGCAGCTCGGCAACGGCGGCATAACGGGCTCGGTTCTGGGCGACATCACCAATAATGCCGCTCTTGCCTTCAACCGTTCAGATAGTTTTGCTTTCAGCAATGTTATTTCCGGAACCGGTCGTGTTGAGCAGCGCGGCAGCGGCACACTCATCCTGTCGGGTATCAACACCTATACGGGCGGAACAAGCATTGCGGGCGGCATATTGCAGGTCTCTGCGGATAATAATCTGGGAGCTGGGCTGGGGGGGCTGACCTTTAGCGGCGGAACACTTGCCACCACAGCCGGTTTTGACAGTGCCCGTGCAATCGGGCTGACCGGAAACGGCACTTTCGACATCGCTGCCGGAACCGAATTCGGCCTGACCGGTGTTATCACCGGCACCGGTGATCTGATCAAGTCCGGTGCAGGCACTCTGCGCCTTGAGAATGGCGGGAACGCTTACGGCAATACACTCGTGCAGTCCGGCATTTTGACCGGCGATGCCGGATCGCTATCCGGCCATATCGGCAATGCTGCAACCATGATCTTTGATCAGAATGTTGCTGGGACATTTGCGGGGAATATTGCCGGTCTGGACGGTGTTGAAGGCCGGATGGAAAAGCGCGGCGCAGGGACGCTTACGCTTGCGGGCACATCTGTGCTGGACTGGACGATTGCCGGTGGAGAACTGATCACCGCGGCTGACCGGTTCGGCGGTAATGCGGAGATTGCCTCCGGCACTTCACTCCATTTCGACGGCAGTCATGCAGGCCATTACGCCGGTGTATTGTCCGGCAGCGGTCGCTTTGCGCTGGATGGTACAGGAACCGTGCTTTTGACCGGTGACAGCTCCGGCTTTACCGGCACAACCACGCTCAATGCGGGAACATTGCTGGTCGGCAATGCAAACGGCACCGGCCATCTTGGCGGATCACTGGATGTGCTCGCCGGAGCGAGACTTGGCGGTTCCGGCACGATCGGCTCCGGCACAGGATCTCTGGTGAGGGTTGCTTCGGGTGCAACAATTGCACCGGGTAATTCTATCGATACACTGACAATTGACGGTAATCTTACTTTTGAAGCGGGTTCAACCTTGGAAGCCGAGATCAATCCGGCGCTTGAAAGTGATCTGATTACGGTAACAGGACAGGCCAATATTAACGGCGGAACGGTCTATGCACTGAAAGCGGGTGGTGTCTATCTGCCCGAAAGCCGGTGGACGATTGTGACTGTTGTAGGCGGTGTGACGGGGGTCTTTAACAACCTTGATCAGAATATGCCGTTTGTTGATCTCGCACTCAGCTATGACCGTAATCACGTATATATTGATGCTAAACGTAATGCCGTCGCTTTCTGCGATGTTGCCGTGACTTCCAATCAATGTGCAACGGGCAATGGGATTGAGAGCATCGGCGTCGGTAATACGGTCTATGATCTCGTGGCGTCACTGACAGATGAGACCAGTGCACGGCAGGCCTTTGATGCGCTGTCCGGTGAAATTCATGCCTCCGCAAAGACAGCACTGATTGAAGACAGCCGTTTTATCCGCAATGCCGCCAATGATCGTCTGCGTGCAGCTTTCGGTGATGCTGGTGCGTCTACTGCTCCGGTATTGGCCTACGTCTCACAGAGTGATCCGGTTGCCGTTGCCGCGACGCATTCGGGGCCGGTATTCTGGACACAGGCTTTTGGCAGCTGGGGCTCAGCGGATAGTGACGGCAATGCCCGCGGTATGGGTCGCAATACCGGTGGTCTCTTGATTGGGGCAGATACCATGCTTGATTACTGGCGTGCAGGTATGCTGTCCGGTTACAGCCATTCCCGCATCAAAGGGGATACTGGCAGCGGATCGGCATCCTCTGACAATTATCATCTCGGTCTTTATGCAGGAACTAACTGGAGCAATGTGAATTTCAGAAGCGGCATTGCTTATACATACCATAATGTGGATGCCGGTCGTTTTGTGGCCATTCCGGGTTTGAACGAGCAGCTCAAAGCGGACTACAGCGCCGGTACTTTTCAGACCTTCAGCGAACTCGGTTACGATATTCGTCTGAAGAATGGCATGCGGCTTGAGCCTTTTGCAAATCTGGCGCATGTCAGCCTGCACACCAATGGTTTATCAGAGACCGGTGGTGCAGCAGCGCTTAACAGTCCAAGCAGCAATACCAATATGACATTTACCACGCTTGGCCTGCGCGGAGAGCAGATTGTTACCCTTGGGGAAATGAAAGCGACACTGCGCGGCATGGCCGGCTGGCGACACGCAATAAATGGCACGGTGCCTGAAGTTGTGTTTGCTTTCTCAGATGGCGACAATTTTACCATTGCCGGTGTGCCTCTTGCAAAAGACAGCGCGTCAATTGAGGCGGGGCTGGATATTGACGTCACATCCAGCGTCACGTTGGGATTGTCTTACACGGGACAGTATTCTGCTTCTTCACGGGACCATGTTTTCAACGCAAATTTCGAAATGAAATTTTGATGCGGGAATAATGGTTCTGATGGGATGGACGCCGCCATGGGCGCAAA
The Brucella anthropi ATCC 49188 genome window above contains:
- a CDS encoding autotransporter domain-containing protein, yielding MYKTTVHKMRSLLQNTTALVGIRYWSVAAAIVMCPALSVQTARAEFVWTGTTGGWNSPAFWSSGSIPDSAGAEVTFNGMSDGITYYVGLDGGPYTVGTLNINNSVLGGYAFQNGTLTLNSGTTDDARIIVTRRNHTPIFQSTAVLNLASDVTVDTVGANAEMSVAGKIFGTHKLTKTGAGTVTLYGASAGSMFSDIDVTGGTLALLGAGDVGSTTLSVRNGTLQTDGAALASGATVNVGANGAFDVLIGNETIRELQQTGGTVSGRTGTTVNISGHYNQTDGTTGRNITLNAGTFTQKRGVIAKDTTVNVAGKTILSGGEINGVLNLSGDASVLQDSKTTVRGELSASAPATLTVKDTLAFDRATSRNVSYNLEGGVISAIADMLLSTGTISLLSGQSGTLAAAAGATLNIMTGFKAEDGSVLTLGSAADTGTVFLSFRNASRSGAAGQETHVAGGTVKIGSLLAGKTALGIDTNSTLPVRVAIAKDAVVDVNGFGTNLTALSGSGTVTNSAPNSAVITANGNVNSVFAGVIENGSGGLSLIKDGTGTLALTGDNTYTGGTDIKTGTLQIGDGGTTGSLAGDIHNSAALAFNRSGILTLAGAISGNGSLLQSGTGITILTGNSSAFTGETSVSKGTLQIAGKLGSSAGHIDAGTTSGATANLRVTGTDARWLIDGNLSIGGAGNGGLVIDQGGIVTNSFGDVKGVSGEPATAVVNGRGSRWDNRAALLAGVDGHGEVYVLNGATLTSTDGHIGRSLNGAAGEGLVVVSGTGSNWSNAGTLRVGDMGGKGTLRITNGGIVTNGDSFIGSMTNSTGSVIVEGSGSRWINTGDLNIGFGTPFNYGSGSVSITMGAVVEAGADGKGTVYLAKDGLFPGFGSTGTLSIGADSNDAAKAAVAGRLKAGLLEFGKGTATLRFNHTDSNYVFDTRMKSGNTGSINQIAGTTVLTADNTDFRGMTTVSGGKLIVQGTLGGSAAVTGGTLQFGGGAQSTINSLSGDLNVSGAGSKLAIAGSSSLWVSNTIDLQDQTQLAINAGAGQPSLESDRMRIGNGVAFNLSGIQNESQLEKVLISTRNGISGDFSAVTIGGFNGTVDYMTVHTRKSDDETKYLASYGLSWTAGNNLAHGTFTLANATDHFTVGTALADQVMNVVSGWDGTSLTKAGDGTLLLTGTNTYSGGTTIQGGVLQLGNGGITGSVLGDITNNAALAFNRSDSFAFSNVISGTGRVEQRGSGTLILSGINTYTGGTSIAGGILQVSADNNLGAGLGGLTFSGGTLATTAGFDSARAIGLTGNGTFDIAAGTEFGLTGVITGTGDLIKSGAGTLRLENGGNAYGNTLVQSGILTGDAGSLSGHIGNAATMIFDQNVAGTFAGNIAGLDGVEGRMEKRGAGTLTLAGTSVLDWTIAGGELITAADRFGGNAEIASGTSLHFDGSHAGHYAGVLSGSGRFALDGTGTVLLTGDSSGFTGTTTLNAGTLLVGNANGTGHLGGSLDVLAGARLGGSGTIGSGTGSLVRVASGATIAPGNSIDTLTIDGNLTFEAGSTLEAEINPALESDLITVTGQANINGGTVYALKAGGVYLPESRWTIVTVVGGVTGVFNNLDQNMPFVDLALSYDRNHVYIDAKRNAVAFCDVAVTSNQCATGNGIESIGVGNTVYDLVASLTDETSARQAFDALSGEIHASAKTALIEDSRFIRNAANDRLRAAFGDAGASTAPVLAYVSQSDPVAVAATHSGPVFWTQAFGSWGSADSDGNARGMGRNTGGLLIGADTMLDYWRAGMLSGYSHSRIKGDTGSGSASSDNYHLGLYAGTNWSNVNFRSGIAYTYHNVDAGRFVAIPGLNEQLKADYSAGTFQTFSELGYDIRLKNGMRLEPFANLAHVSLHTNGLSETGGAAALNSPSSNTNMTFTTLGLRGEQIVTLGEMKATLRGMAGWRHAINGTVPEVVFAFSDGDNFTIAGVPLAKDSASIEAGLDIDVTSSVTLGLSYTGQYSASSRDHVFNANFEMKF